The following coding sequences lie in one Mus musculus strain C57BL/6J chromosome 11, GRCm38.p6 C57BL/6J genomic window:
- the Olfr412 gene encoding olfactory receptor 412, whose amino-acid sequence MDGGNQSGDSEFLLLGLSEVPEHQRILFWTFLSMYLVTVVGNVLIILAIGSDSHLHTPMYFFLANLSFTDLFFVTNTIPKMLVSLQSQNKAISYPGCLTQLFFLVSLVALDNLILAVMAYDRYVAICHPLHYTTAMSPKLCILLLILCWALSILYGLIHTLLMTRVTFCGSRKIHYIFCEMYVLLRLACSNTHINHMMLIATGCFVFLVPFGFMIMSYICIVRAILKIPSASNKYKAFSTCASHLAVVALFYGTLCMVYLKPLHTYSMKDSVATVMYAVVTPMMNPFIYSLRNKDMHGALGRLLRKPLQKLT is encoded by the coding sequence ATGGACGGAGGCAACCAGAGTGGGGACTCTGAGTTCCTCCTCCTGGGACTCTCGGAGGTTCCTGAGCATCAGCGCATCCTATTCTGGACCTTCCTGTCCATGTACCTGGTCACAGTGGTGGGGAACGTGCTCATCATCCTGGCCATTGGCTCTGACTCGCACCTGCACACTCCCATGTATTTCTTCCTGGCCAACCTCTCCTTCACTGACCTCTTCTTTGTCACCAACACTATCCCCAAGATGCTGGTGAGCCTTCAATCCCAGAACAAAGCTATCTCCTATCCAGGATGTCTGACACAGCTCTTCTTCCTGGTGTCTTTGGTAGCCTTGGACAATCTCATCCTGGCTGTAATGGCATATGACCGTTATGTGGCCATCTGTCACCCCCTCCATTACACTACAGCCATGAGTCCCAAGCTCTGTATCTTACTTCTCATCTTGTGCTGGGCCCTATCTATCCTTTATGGCCTCATCCACACCCTCCTCATGACCAGAGTAACCTTCTGTGGGTCTCGGAAAATCCACTACATCTTCTGCGAAATGTATGTCCTGCTGAGGCTTGCATGCTCTAACACCCACATCAATCACATGATGCTGATCGCCACGGGCTGCTTCGTCTTCCTTGTTCCTTTTGGATTCATGATCATGTCCTATATCTGCATTGTCAGAGCTATCCTCAAAATTCCTTCAGCCTCTAACAAGTACAAAGCCTTTTCCACCTGTGCGTCCCATCTGGCTGTGGTGGCCCTCTTCTATGGGACACTGTGTATGGTGTATCTGAAACCCCTGCACACCTACTCCATGAAAGACTCAGTAGCCACTGTGATGTATGCAGTGGTGACACCCATGATGAACCCTTTCATCTACAGCCTGAGGAACAAGGACATGCACGGGGCTCTGGGAAGACTGCTAAGGAAGCCACTTCAGAAGCTAACATGA